The window ACCGTGAACACATAGCCTTGCTTCGAACCCGCGCCAAGAACCTGATCGATGAAGGGCGGGGTCGCGCCGGCACCGTCGGGATTGGCCAATTGCGCCAAAGAACCATAATCGCCTGTCCCGTCGGCGTCGGTGTCAACAAATGCTGCCGTCTGGAATGCCACTTCACCCGTGGAAATCGTGCGCATCGCGCCGGCCGCGCTCGCTTCGTTCGCGCTCATGCGGGACCGGAGCAGGTTGGGAATGGCGATAGCCGCGATGATCGCGATAATGGCGACCACAATCATCAACTCGATCAACGTGAAACCGGACTTCTTTGACATAGCCTTCATTGAATTACCCTCCAGGTGCGCCTTCTAACTTTCTCGTGTTATCCCCAACGCCGGTCCGAACATCGAATCCAGCGTCTCACTCGATTCGCGGAATGGGATGCGCAACTCTGATGCCATTTCATGATACCCAAGTCAAATCATTTAGAAGCAGCCATTTATGGAGATTGAAACAGAACGAACGCCCGCCGACTCGTCGGAATCGGTTACCGGCATTGATACACCGCGACAAAAATTGTCACCTGCCACTGTTCTGATTCACTTCAAAACGCTTCCTCACACCATGCCCTGAATCGTGGCGCTGGGTTTGAAGATCTCCTTGTCGAACTTCTCCGCTAGATACTGCAGCCTCGCCCGAACCTTCGCAGACTCAAACATACTCAGCGCCTTCATGGGACCGACGGCGCTACCTGTGCCGTTTACGATAGCCGTGTCCACGTCGTCCGCCGAACATACACCCTGCTCAATGAGCCGTGTTGCTTCGTTCGCGTTTACAAATAGAAAGTCATCGGCAGCGATTGTGTTGGCTGGTTTGGATAGATCCAGCGCAGGCCGTCCTTGCGACCAATCGAAAAAGCCCTTTCCTGTCTTCTTTCCCAAATCTCCGGCGTTCACTTTCTCGCACAGCACACGCCCTGGAGCATAGTCGGGGTGTACCGTTTCCGCGAAGTACTTGCATGCATTCAGATTGATATCGAGCCCGGTGTAGTCCATCAATTCGCATGGGCCCATGGGCATACCCGCGCCGCGAAGCAATGCGTCAAGCTCTTCCGGAGTCGCAATCCCGGCATCCAAGACGGCATTTGCCAGAACCCCTCCAGGCGCCTGCACACGATTGACGATGAAGCCGGGCACGTCCTTCTGGATTCGCACGGGCACTTTGCCCAACTTGACGCAAAACGCGAAGCACACGTCCATAACCACATCCGACGTGGCATCGCCCTTGATCACCTCCACGGCTTTCATAAGCACGGCCGGATTGAAGAAGTGCAAACCCACGACCTGAGCGGGCCGCAACGTGGCCTTGGCCAACTGCGTAATGCTCATCGTTGACGTATTCGAAGCAAGAATGGCGTGCCGGGGCGCCGCAACATCCAGTTGTTCAAAGAGTTGCTTTTTCAGAAGAAGGTCTTCGGGAATCGCTTCGATGACGATGTCCGCTTGATGAACTGCTTCCTGGAGATCGGTGCAGGTCTTAAGAAGCCCGGAACGGATTCGGTCATAATGCTCCTGCGTCGTCTTGTCCTTTTCCACAAGCTTTCGCAGGCTTTCGTCAATTCGTTTCGCGCCACGCTCAATGTACTCTTCCTTCACATCGCGCAA is drawn from Candidatus Hydrogenedentota bacterium and contains these coding sequences:
- a CDS encoding 3-hydroxyacyl-CoA dehydrogenase, which encodes MTIDDVKSVAMIGAGDMGHGIAEVALLAGYSVTLRDVKEEYIERGAKRIDESLRKLVEKDKTTQEHYDRIRSGLLKTCTDLQEAVHQADIVIEAIPEDLLLKKQLFEQLDVAAPRHAILASNTSTMSITQLAKATLRPAQVVGLHFFNPAVLMKAVEVIKGDATSDVVMDVCFAFCVKLGKVPVRIQKDVPGFIVNRVQAPGGVLANAVLDAGIATPEELDALLRGAGMPMGPCELMDYTGLDINLNACKYFAETVHPDYAPGRVLCEKVNAGDLGKKTGKGFFDWSQGRPALDLSKPANTIAADDFLFVNANEATRLIEQGVCSADDVDTAIVNGTGSAVGPMKALSMFESAKVRARLQYLAEKFDKEIFKPSATIQGMV